One Candidatus Zixiibacteriota bacterium genomic window carries:
- a CDS encoding NfeD family protein, with protein sequence MATMFWIWMAAAVIFLIIEITSPSFLAICFAIAAAAAGVFAQFNPESYYWQVGLFIIASLVLLPLMRPLARRITKPSPVQSNIDRLIGQIGIVTKPIDRESPGQIVVDGETWRAVAAGTFAPAERVRVASVQGNRLRVERAEESEE encoded by the coding sequence ATGGCGACCATGTTCTGGATCTGGATGGCCGCGGCAGTCATTTTTCTGATCATCGAAATCACCAGCCCGTCGTTTCTCGCGATCTGCTTCGCCATCGCGGCGGCCGCGGCCGGCGTCTTCGCCCAGTTCAATCCCGAAAGCTACTACTGGCAGGTGGGGTTGTTCATCATCGCCTCGCTCGTGCTCCTGCCGCTGATGCGCCCCCTGGCGCGGCGCATCACCAAACCCTCGCCGGTGCAATCCAACATCGACCGCCTGATCGGACAGATCGGCATCGTGACCAAACCGATCGATCGCGAGAGCCCCGGGCAGATCGTGGTCGACGGCGAGACGTGGCGGGCCGTCGCCGCCGGAACCTTCGCCCCCGCCGAGCGCGTGCGGGTCGCCTCCGTCCAGGGGAACCGCCTGCGCGTTGAAAGAGCCGAGGAAAGTGAGGAGTGA
- a CDS encoding anion transporter, whose protein sequence is MDWLIILVFGVVYLGMILGRIPGLALDRTGVALLGALCLLGFGRVTTADLPAAVDMSTIALLFALMVVSSQFRLAGAYSFLVRRAGELAVSPAALLAVVIGVTALLSAVLVNDIVCLAATPVVIEACAHRRLNPVPYLLGLAAAANIGSAATLIGNPQNILIGEVLRLSFSGYLLESLIPVVFGLVLLWLILAWQYRGRLGAETVAPPVAAPLFSRWQTAKGTLVLAALLVIFLAGSWPRDLAALGAAGVLLLSRRMQSREMLGLIDWPLLVLFLALFVVNYAVNSGGYMAGVMVGLDAAGIPLDHPGWLFAASVVLSNLVSNVPATMLLLPSATHPLGGAVLALSSTLAGNLLVVGSIANIIVLDQAERLGVRISWRRHARTGVPVTAATLLAAGVWLWLRA, encoded by the coding sequence ATGGACTGGCTCATCATACTCGTGTTCGGCGTCGTGTACCTCGGGATGATCCTTGGGCGGATTCCCGGTCTGGCCCTTGACCGGACCGGGGTGGCGCTTTTGGGGGCGCTCTGTCTGCTGGGGTTCGGGCGGGTGACGACGGCCGATCTGCCGGCGGCCGTGGACATGTCGACGATCGCGCTGCTGTTTGCGCTCATGGTGGTGTCATCGCAGTTTCGGCTGGCCGGGGCCTACTCCTTCCTGGTGCGGCGAGCGGGGGAGCTGGCGGTGTCGCCGGCGGCGCTGCTGGCGGTGGTGATCGGGGTGACGGCGCTGCTGTCGGCCGTGCTGGTCAACGACATTGTCTGTCTGGCGGCGACGCCGGTGGTGATCGAGGCCTGCGCCCACCGCCGCCTGAACCCGGTCCCGTACCTGCTGGGGCTGGCGGCGGCAGCGAACATCGGCTCGGCCGCGACCCTGATCGGCAACCCGCAGAACATCCTCATCGGGGAGGTCCTCCGCCTGTCGTTTTCGGGGTACCTGCTCGAGAGCCTGATTCCGGTGGTGTTCGGGCTCGTATTGCTGTGGCTCATTCTCGCCTGGCAGTACCGGGGCCGGCTGGGAGCGGAGACGGTGGCGCCGCCGGTCGCGGCCCCGCTGTTCAGCCGGTGGCAGACGGCCAAGGGGACGCTCGTGCTGGCGGCGCTGCTGGTGATTTTCCTGGCCGGCAGTTGGCCGCGCGACCTGGCGGCGCTCGGCGCGGCGGGAGTGCTCCTGCTGTCGCGGCGGATGCAGTCGCGCGAGATGCTCGGGCTGATCGACTGGCCGCTCCTGGTGCTGTTTCTCGCGCTCTTCGTGGTCAACTACGCGGTCAACAGCGGCGGCTACATGGCCGGCGTCATGGTCGGACTGGACGCGGCCGGCATTCCCCTGGACCACCCGGGGTGGCTCTTCGCGGCGAGCGTCGTGCTGAGCAACCTGGTGAGCAATGTGCCCGCAACCATGCTCCTGTTGCCCTCGGCGACCCATCCCCTGGGCGGAGCGGTGCTCGCGCTGTCATCGACGCTGGCGGGGAATTTGCTCGTGGTCGGCTCGATCGCGAACATCATCGTGCTCGACCAGGCGGAGCGGTTGGGAGTGCGCATTTCATGGCGGAGGCACGCCCGGACGGGAGTGCCGGTGACGGCGGCGACGCTGCTGGCGGCGGGGGTATGGCTGTGGCTGCGGGCGTAG
- a CDS encoding Hsp20/alpha crystallin family protein produces MTNVARRETNGMRNRLPSPFFEDFFHWPPAPWEPHHWPRVDVRETSEDATLLFEAPGMRKEDLEVQVGNNRLTVSGERRLEADDSDEGWGPPRDRDRDIQAPVYAPVGYRPALGQG; encoded by the coding sequence ATGACGAACGTGGCGAGACGTGAAACTAACGGCATGCGGAATCGCCTGCCCAGCCCGTTCTTCGAGGACTTCTTCCACTGGCCGCCGGCGCCGTGGGAGCCGCATCACTGGCCGCGGGTCGATGTCCGGGAGACGAGCGAGGACGCCACCCTCCTGTTCGAGGCCCCGGGCATGCGCAAGGAGGATCTCGAAGTGCAGGTCGGGAACAACCGCTTGACGGTGTCGGGCGAGCGGCGCCTCGAGGCCGATGACTCCGATGAGGGGTGGGGTCCGCCGCGAGATCGCGACCGGGACATTCAAGCGCCAGTATACGCTCCCGTCGGCTATCGACCAGCACTCGGTCAAGGCTGA
- the amrB gene encoding AmmeMemoRadiSam system protein B — protein sequence METDRATIRKPAVAGAFYPRDPGELATAIARLYAQAGKRIITGHPVVVVAPHAGYPYSGLTAAKAYKQLEGEQFDTVVVISPSHTVFFKGSSVFAGAGYETPLGVVETDRPLADRIAAINPSNVYYSNMGHATGSTRGEHALEVQLPFLQVMLGRFKLVAIVMGDQEEESVRILGETLAAALKGANALMVASSDLSHFHNAKVASRLDGTVRQAVEQFDEAFLLETLETGKGEACGGGPIAAAIIAGRRLGATRAQVIDYSHSGQTTGDFNEVVGYLSAVFLSERKAAAREVIGARAAGEPRKREERIADDDRRLLAAVARDAIRARLEGREYAPPAPESLAMQKGAFVTLHLQGQLRGCIGRLRSDEPLPRTIADMAVAAAFEDPRFPELHERELDRIDIEISILSPLARVRDIEEIQVGRDGLMIKLDWHSGLLLPQVAAENGWDRMEFLGQTCLKAGLPKSSWKDKNAEIYRFSAEVF from the coding sequence ATGGAAACCGACCGTGCGACCATACGCAAGCCCGCCGTCGCGGGCGCCTTCTACCCGCGCGACCCGGGCGAGCTGGCCACCGCCATCGCCCGACTCTATGCCCAGGCGGGCAAACGCATAATCACCGGCCACCCGGTAGTGGTCGTCGCCCCCCACGCCGGCTACCCGTACTCGGGCCTGACTGCGGCCAAAGCCTACAAGCAGCTCGAGGGGGAGCAGTTCGACACGGTCGTGGTCATCTCGCCGTCACACACGGTCTTCTTCAAAGGCTCATCGGTCTTCGCCGGCGCCGGCTACGAGACGCCGCTCGGCGTGGTCGAGACCGACCGCCCGCTGGCCGACCGAATCGCCGCCATCAACCCGTCCAACGTTTACTACTCCAACATGGGCCACGCGACCGGCTCGACCCGCGGCGAACACGCTCTCGAGGTGCAGTTGCCGTTTCTCCAGGTCATGCTCGGCCGCTTCAAGCTCGTCGCGATCGTGATGGGCGACCAGGAGGAGGAGTCGGTCCGCATCCTCGGCGAAACCCTCGCCGCCGCGCTCAAAGGGGCCAACGCGCTCATGGTCGCTTCCAGCGATTTGTCCCATTTCCACAACGCGAAAGTCGCCTCCCGTCTCGACGGCACCGTCCGGCAGGCAGTCGAGCAGTTCGACGAGGCGTTCCTGCTGGAGACGCTCGAGACGGGGAAGGGCGAGGCCTGCGGGGGCGGGCCCATCGCCGCGGCCATTATCGCCGGGCGGCGCCTCGGCGCCACCCGGGCCCAGGTGATCGACTACTCCCACTCCGGCCAGACGACCGGCGATTTCAACGAGGTGGTTGGCTACCTCTCGGCCGTCTTTCTGTCCGAGCGGAAAGCGGCCGCCCGCGAGGTCATCGGCGCCCGGGCCGCCGGCGAACCGCGAAAAAGGGAGGAGCGCATCGCCGATGACGACCGGCGGCTGCTGGCGGCGGTCGCCCGCGACGCGATCCGCGCGCGCCTGGAGGGCCGAGAGTACGCCCCGCCCGCTCCCGAGTCGCTGGCCATGCAGAAAGGCGCGTTCGTCACCCTCCACCTCCAGGGACAGCTCCGCGGCTGTATCGGGCGGCTCCGCTCCGATGAGCCGCTGCCCCGGACGATTGCCGACATGGCGGTGGCGGCGGCGTTCGAGGACCCCCGGTTCCCCGAACTGCACGAACGCGAGCTTGACCGTATCGATATCGAGATCTCGATCCTCTCGCCGCTCGCGCGGGTGCGCGACATCGAAGAGATCCAGGTCGGCCGCGACGGCCTCATGATCAAACTCGACTGGCACTCCGGGCTGCTCCTCCCGCAGGTCGCCGCGGAAAACGGCTGGGACCGGATGGAATTCCTCGGGCAAACGTGCCTGAAAGCCGGGCTGCCGAAAAGCAGCTGGAAAGACAAGAACGCCGAGATCTATCGTTTCAGCGCCGAGGTGTTCTGA
- a CDS encoding SPFH/Band 7/PHB domain protein produces MDTGILIFLLAAIAFAVVIVSFSVKVVGPYERGVVVRLGKYQRVLAPGLNVIFPLLDDVRKIDMREQVLDVPPQQVITKDNVVVEVDAVIWAQVTDPVRATFEISNYFDAASKLAQTNLRNVMGEMDLDTCLSSRDKINGQLRDVLDDATDKWGVRINRVELQRIDPPRDITEAMSRQMKAERDKRAAILEAEARRQAAILLAEGNGKAAVLEAEGFAEAVRMKADAERYRQITVAEGEALAINNVFGAIHASRPDDKLIMLKYLEMLPKLAENQANKIFLPYEASGMIGALAALIEGARPNGGGKTASPRPAIAPVDTEEVAG; encoded by the coding sequence ATGGATACCGGAATCCTGATATTTCTGCTCGCGGCGATCGCCTTCGCCGTGGTCATCGTCTCGTTCTCGGTCAAAGTGGTCGGTCCCTACGAACGGGGCGTGGTCGTGCGCCTCGGCAAATACCAACGCGTCCTCGCGCCCGGCCTCAACGTCATTTTCCCGCTCCTCGACGATGTCCGGAAGATCGACATGCGCGAGCAGGTGCTCGATGTTCCCCCGCAGCAGGTCATTACCAAGGACAACGTCGTGGTCGAGGTCGACGCCGTCATCTGGGCGCAGGTGACCGATCCGGTGCGGGCGACTTTCGAAATCTCCAACTACTTCGACGCCGCCTCCAAGCTGGCCCAGACCAACCTGCGCAACGTGATGGGGGAGATGGACCTCGATACCTGCCTCTCGTCCCGCGACAAGATCAACGGCCAGTTGCGCGATGTCCTCGACGACGCCACCGACAAGTGGGGCGTCCGCATCAACCGCGTCGAACTCCAGCGCATCGACCCCCCCCGCGACATCACCGAAGCGATGAGCCGCCAGATGAAAGCGGAGCGCGACAAGCGGGCCGCTATCCTCGAGGCCGAGGCCCGGCGCCAGGCAGCCATCCTGCTGGCCGAGGGCAACGGCAAGGCCGCCGTCCTCGAAGCCGAGGGATTCGCCGAGGCCGTCCGTATGAAAGCCGATGCCGAGCGCTACCGCCAGATCACGGTGGCCGAGGGAGAGGCGCTCGCCATCAATAACGTCTTCGGCGCCATCCACGCCAGCCGGCCCGACGACAAGCTGATCATGCTGAAATACCTCGAGATGCTGCCGAAACTGGCCGAGAACCAGGCGAACAAGATCTTCCTGCCGTACGAAGCGAGCGGGATGATTGGGGCGCTGGCGGCGCTCATCGAAGGGGCGCGGCCCAACGGCGGCGGCAAAACGGCGTCGCCCCGGCCCGCGATCGCCCCGGTCGATACCGAAGAGGTCGCCGGCTGA